The Macaca nemestrina isolate mMacNem1 chromosome 17, mMacNem.hap1, whole genome shotgun sequence genome contains the following window.
caacatggtgaaaccccatttctactaaaaatacaaaaattagccaggcatggtgatgcgcatctgtaatcccagctactcaggaggctgaggcacgagaattgctttgaacccgggaggctgaggttgcagtgaactgagattgccccactgcactccagcctgggtgacagagtgaaactctgtctcaaaaaaaaaagaaaaaaaaaaaaaagaaatgaacctcTGATACGTTACAGCAtaggataaaccttgaaaacatcatgctaagtgaaataaacagacacaaaaggacaaatactgtatgattctacttatgtgAGGTAGCtaaagtcaaattcatagagacagaaagaatgatgggccgggggcagtggctcacacctgtaatcccaagcacttgggaggctgaggtaggaggatcacttgagcccaggagttggagaccagcctgggcaacatagtgagaccctcatctctgccaaaaatcaaaaaactaaccaggcatagtggcacacgcctgtaatcccagctccttgggaggctgaggtgggaggatcgcttgagcccaggaggttgaggctatagtgagcagagatcgtgctatggtactccagcctgggcaacagtgcaagacctggtctctaaaaaataaaaagaaaaaaaataataagaacagTGGTTtctgggggctggagggaggggaaatggggagcTAGTatttaatgggcacagagtttcaATTGGGTaagatggaaaagttctggagatggacagtggtgatggttgcacacaatgtgaatgtaattaaactcactgaattgtacacataaaaaatgttaaactgtGGAgaccggacgtggtggctcatgcctgtaattccagcactttgggaggccgagacaggcagatcacgaggtcaagagaccgagaccatcctggccaacatggtgaaactccgtctctactaaaaatacaaaaattagccaggcatggtagcacatgcctatagtcccagctactcaggagactgaggcagaagaatcgcttgaacccggggggcggaggttgcagtgagccgagatcgcaccattgcaccccagcctgggcggctgagtgagactctgcctcaaaaaaaaaaaaaaaaaaaaaagttaaagtggtaaatgttaaatatattttataacaaaaaagattttttaaaaatccccccTTCATCTTCATCTCTATTACCCATCAGTCCATGGACCCTAGAGGAAAATTGGGAGATTGTTGATTTAATCAAATTGGTCTCTGGACCTCGTTTTCACCATATGTGAAATGTAAGAGTTGGCTGGAGTTTCCACCATTTCATGTAGAGATGTTGAGTCAGAAGATAGGAGATGTGGGGAGGTAACTCTTATGGAAAGTAAAAAGCACAGCACTACAGATACGAATATTGACGCCTACTGAATTTTGGAACTCTGCTACAGGTCAGACATCTAAACTTTTtgtttacaaatttttttaaatctaaattagaaaacatttcaagCATACAGAAAACCCCTACATATAACGATTGTTTACCACCAAAAACTAACTGATGTTAATATTTTGCCAAATATATTTGGGaggccagcctcagcctcccaaagtgctggaattacaagcatgagccaccgcgcccggccaacgtGTCTTGTTTAATAAATCCATTCCTACCCTGAATTGATAAAGATGTCTTTTCAATCTacgtctttttttctcttaaaaatttctgctctttttttatttttctattttcttatttattttttctttttttgttgttcttcagAGCAGATCTACTTTCATTGAATTCTACAAACTAACATTTgtaattaactttttatttggaaataatttcaaacttaaaaaatgttgcaaaaataaaaattatgcaaagAACATTGACAGGCTTTTTACCCAGATTCACCTATTGTTAGCATTTTACCCCATTTGTTTATCAtttaaatagataatatataCAACATACCATATATcatatctaatatatatttttttctggactACTTGAGGGTCAGTTACATACATGATGCTTTACCactaaatacttcagtgtgtatttcctaTGAACAGGGATAGTCTAACATAACTACACTACCGTTACTAACTTTATAACTTTACACTGTTTTGAATCTCCTGTGATATTCCAATTTTGTCAATTGCCAATTTTTTGGTTAATGTTGATGTTCTTTATAGCATTTTTATAACCCCAGAAGCCCTataaccatttttcttttctttttcttttttttttttttttgagatggagtctcgctttgttgcttaggctgggatgcagtggcacaatgttggctcactgcaacctccacttcccaggttcaggtgattctcctgcctcagtctcctaagcagctgggattacaggtacactccaccacgcctggctaatttttgtatttttagtagagacgggacttcaccatattggacaggctggtctcaaactcctgacctcaagtgatccgcctgcctaggcctcccaaagtgctgggattacaggcatgagccacggcacctggcctcaAGTTCTATAACCTTATAGCACTTCAAAAAAAATCCAATGATACAGAATCCAAACTAAGGGGAGGTGTTGCATATACTTATCATGTCTTTTTAGGTTCCTTTAATCTGAAACAGTTCCTCAACCTCTATTTGCCTTATATGACATCGACATTTTTGAAGAATGCAGTCCTCCCCACGTTTTTTAATAGAACATTTCTCATTTAGTGTTTATCTGATGTTTCCTTGTGATTAGATTTGAAGTAATGCTGGAACATTGCAGAGATGTATTGTGCAGCATTGCGTAGACATAGTATTATGTCCTTCTCAGGGTATCACATCTGGAGGCACAGAATGTCTCTCTGCCCCTCATGGTTAATTCTGATCACTTGCTTAAAGTATTGCCCTATTTCCCCACTGTACAATACAatgactgttttttattttattcccccCTCCCTTCCAACTCACGGCAATCTGTAGGGAGATACTTTTAGACTCTGCAAAAGTCCTGCTCCTCATCCAACATTTCCCCCTAGCTTTCAAATCCACTAATGATTCTTACCTTATCCAATCTTTGCCACCATGTctgaaaatgatttatttaaaagtttttaagttttatttttcacatatagGTCTTTGACCTGGAATggattttgtgtatggtgtgagatagGGATTGAATTCTATTTCCCCCCAGATGGCTAATCAGCTCTATTTGTTGAAGTTCATTCTTTCCCAGTTGGTAAGAAATGTCCACTTCACACATTTGCTGTGCTTGTTTCAGTACTGTagattctatttcattggtcCATTTGTTTATCCTTGTGCCCAAACTATGAAGTCTTCATTgctatagctttataataaatataaatatataattgctATCACTACATAATGtggatttatataaatatataatatataattgctatggttttagaatatatatttatataattgctGTTTCAATAttgtataattacatatttatataattgctatgttttatatattatatatttacataaatatataattgctattgctttataataaatttgtatATCTTATAGGGCATCTTCCATTATACTCTTCTTTAAAATTGTTAGCTATTCTTGCCGTCCGGGCAATTATATTCATTTTCACAACAATCTTCAGATTAAGCAATTGTCCAAGGTCCAAAAATCAGTAAGAGGGACttggaacccaggtctgtctgaggCCAAAGCTCTTTTCATTACTTCCTGAGGTCCTGCCAAAGGGGTGGTTTTCTAGGCATGgagaagcagaggtcagagaaTCAGGTGTGGTAAGAGAGAGAAGAGCACTGAAAGAAGAAAGGCAGGTGTCAGCTTGGTGTGGGTTTGGTCTCTGGGATATAGACTTTGCCAGCCAAAGGATGGAGCTTGAACTTAGCTGGCAGAACTGGAAACAGAAGATTGTAAGGAAAGGGACTGAGATCAGAGTTTCTTCTCCAGGACGGATCACCCACAGCTGCCCATGGGCAGGTGATTGTCATTTTCTGGCTGAGCAGAGCAGTGTGGCCCAAGGCTGAAAGGGGAACCTGCGGCTGCTTTTGTGCAGGGGTGGTGGTGATGAGGGTGATGTGGGGGGCTGGAAGGCATGGAAGGGAAAGGATCTGACTGACTACCTGGAACCCAGGACAGATCCCACCCCAGAAAGGCGCAGTAGGGGCTCTCATCCTCCACTAGCCCGCCCCTCCCTGCCTAATTAAGGACCCTAATCAGCTTGGGGAGATTAAGGGCTCTGGCCGGCTGTATCCACGCCCCCGCCCTGGCCTGGGCTGGCAAGGAAGACCTGTGGGCGGGCGTCAAAAGGGGGACCGGCCCTGTGACCCCTCACCGGGGCCGTGGGCCCGAGCCCCGGACTTCCCGGTAAGTGTCAGAGGCCCCTCCGCTGGGATAGGGTCGGTCTGAGGGCGCAGGCGAGTCCCTGCTGACCCCTGACGCCTCCAACGGGGGGAGGGGCAAGCCGGATGGGAGCGGGAAGCCGGGGCGGCAGAAGGGGGCTTCGGGGCGGTGTCCTTGGCCCCAGTTagtcttcccagcctctggaggGGGCGGTAGCAACAGAATCATCCCATGGGTTACTCGGGCTTGGAGAAACTCTGGGTTACGGGGAGAACCCTAAGGGAGGCCGGGGGTCTCAGTCGCTCAGCCTTCTCCGTCTGTGTTCGCAGAAGCCGGCAATGACCGCCTGCGCCCGCCGAGCGGGTGGGCTTCCTGACCCCAGGCTCTGCGGCCCCGCGCGGTGGGCGGCCCTGCCCCGCCTCcccccggccctgccccggctCCCGCTcctgctgctcctgctcctgctgcaGCCCCCCGCCCTCTCCGCGGTGTTCACGGTGGGCGTCCTGGGCCCCTGGGCTTGCGACCCCATCTTCTCCCGGGCCCGCGCGGACCTGGCAGCCCGCCTGGCCGCCGCCCGCCTGAACCGCGACCCCGACCTGGCCGGCGGCCCCCGCTTCGAGGTCGCGCTGCTGCCCGAGCCGTGCCGGACGCCGGGCTCGCTGGGGGCCGTGTCCTCCGCGCTGACCCGCGTGTCGGGTCTCGTGGGTCCGGTGAACCCTGCGGCCTGCCGGCCGGCCGAGCTGCTCGCCGAAGAAGCCGGGATCGCGCTGGTGCCCTGGGGCTGCCCCGGGACGCAGGCGGCGGGCACCACGGCCCCTGCCTTGACCCCCGCAGCGGACGCCCTCTACGCCCTGCTTCGCGCATTCGGCTGGGCGCGCGTGGCCCTGGTCACCGCCCCCCAGGACCTGTGGGTGGAGGCGGGACACTCACTGTCCACGGCACTCAGGGCCCGGGGCCTGCCCGTCGCCTCCGTGACTTCCATGGAGCCCTTGGACCTGTCTGGAGCCCGGGAGGCCCTGAGGAAGGTTCGGGACGGGCCCAGGGTCACAGGTAGGCTCCCCTGCAGGGTGCGAGGAGGTCGGCGGGTCCTGCCGGCAGCCGGGCGGCGCCGCGAGCCAAGCCTCTGTCCACAGCAGTGATCATGGTGATGCACTCGGTGCTGCTGGGCGGCGAGGAGCAGCGCTACCTCCTGGAGGCCGCGGAGGAACTGGGCCTGACCGATGGCTCCCTGGTCTTCCTGCCCTTCGACACAGTCCACTACGCCTTGTCCCCAGGCCCGGAGGCCTTAGCTGCACTCGCCAACAGCTCCCAGCTTCGCAGGGCCCATGATGCCGTGCTCACTCTCACGCGCCACTGTCCCTCTGAAGGCAGCGTGTTGGACAGCCTGCGCAGGGCCCAAGAGCGCCGCGAGCTGCCCTCTGACCTCAATCTGCAGCAGGTAGATGGTcctgggaggagggaagaaggcaagggagaggggagaggacagCCAAAGCGGGGAGAGGAGGATGGAGCCAATGGAGAAAGAACCACTGGCAGTTCTAGCTGTTTGGAGTTTCCTAGGTAATGCAGAGGCTCTGGCCTTGCCTGGGATCTCTTAGTGTATGGGGATTGCCTCCAGAGAGTAGGCAATGAGACCTCTCAAGTCCAACATCAAGCAGTAAGCTCTAATGAACTGTCAACTGCAAAACCTTTTGCAATTGACTTCAAAGTAAACCCATTTCCACCACCACATACTCCCAGCTGTCTAAAATAAATACTTGATGTTCTTGaaagcaggaaggagggaggatgcCAATCCAACCTTCATCCCTAGTTCAGAGGTATTTCCTCTGGGGCATCATCTGGTGGTCTTAGCTTTTTAAGGGCCTAGACACCTTGCAAGAAGCAGAAAGTTCCCTGGGTGGATCCAGGGGCAATCCTCACCAGATCCATAGTGCATTTCCAACATCCAGCTACTACCTAGGgttccccaagtccccagaaTCCCAGTTCAGATCATCTAACTTTACTCCAGCCACAAAGGAGGACTAGAAACCACTATGAGAAGGGAATTTAGATGTCAATGGGCAGTGAATTAACCACCACAAAGGCCCAGCTCACAGGGGGCTGCACGAGAGAAGGCTGTGGGTCATAGGGGTTGCAATTTCCCACCAATGCCCCTAGATTCCTCCAAGAGGACTGGAGGTGGCCAGTGGAGGCGGGGCGGTGCGGTGATGGGAATAGTCAGAAGAGAATACAGATTAGGAATCATAGTGACATGGGATGGAGGGAGGGTCGGCAGTGGAGAGAAGGAGGTTGAGAAAGTAGAGAGAAAAGCTCTTCAGCTCTCAGTAAGTACCACGGCTGTCCCCTCCGCTGCCCAAGCCTCTGAGCTTGTGAGTCACCCTTGATTCCTTGAATTCTTCGCCCCCACTTCCAGACATCAAGCACTGTTACTGTTACTTCCTAAAGATCATTTGAATTCGTCCACTTTCTCCATCTTTACTGTCACTGCCCTGATTCAGGCCACAGCACCCCCAGCCCAAATCCCAAAACATAATCTCTCAGACGGTCTTTGCTTCAACACTCACCTGCCCAACACCCTTTTCCACCCAACAACCAGATCAAGCTTCAGAAATCTGACAGATCTCACCCTGTCGTGCCCCTGTTCAAAGCCTCACAGAGACTTCTGTTGCCCTGGATAGATGCAGGCCTCTCCACATGGCTTACCAGctctcctgtctttctctctcttccacctTCCATGAACTTCAACCAGACCAAGCTACTCTGGGTTCTCTAAATGTGTCCTTCTCTTTTGCCTCTGAGCTTCTGAGTGTGCTGTGTCCTCTCTCTTGTCCCTGCCTGCCCTGGATAATTCTGACTCATCCCACAGCTCCTTCTGTCCCCAGCCTAGGTTGGAGACACCCATTCCTGTCTCTACAGCTCCCTCAGTTTCTCTACTTTTACTCATTGCACTGCCTGAACACCCCTGTCTCTTTGGCAAGAAGAAAGgttccttgagacagggtctgtcttgTACACTGATACATCTTTGGTGctctgcacagtgcctggctctcTGAGAGATGGCAACTGGGAATAATAGAGAGGCCTGATAAGCTCAGGTGGTAACAATGgagaaggttttttgtttgttttgtttttgtttagttttgttttttgtttttttaaggaaaaacagaaaatagaggcCAACCAAAAGATAGGTGAGAAGGCTTTCAGGTGAATGGTAGGTGATGAGATTAAAACTATATTCTGGGCAACcaacaggaagaagagagaatcTACAGGTGATGTAGAGTTAGAATCAGCCAATGGTCAGAGAGGAGGCTGAGTCCTGAAAAGAGGAACCAGTTAGTGGAGAGAGCAGGTGTGACAGCCAataggggagggaggaagagatagCCAATGGAAAGAGGGGAAGAGTTAGCCAATGGGGAGGGACAAAGAGTTAGCtaatggggagggaggaagagctaGCCAATGGGGAGAGATGAAACATTAGCCaatggggaggaaggaagagatagCCAATGGAGAGGGTGGAAGAGATAGCCAACGGGAAGGGAGGAAGAGTTAGCcaatggggagggaggaagagatagCCAATGGGGAGGGATCCTGGGAACAACTAACTGGAAGGTGGGAACAGTGGATACCCTGGGCTTGACCGGCTGTGAAAGAATTGGTGTGGCCAGGGAATTCTGGTCTGTCTGTGGACTGTGACCCTGACCTGTGAGCCCCTACTGTCCTTCTCCAGGTCTCTCCACTCTTTGGCACCATCTATGACGCGGTCTTCTTGCTGGTGAGGGGCGTGGCAGAAGCGCGGGCTGCCGCGGGTGGCAGATGGGTGTCCGGAGCAGCTGTGGCCCGCCACGTCTGGGATGCGCAGGTCCCTGGCTTCTGCGGGGACCTAGGAGGAGACGAGGAGCCTCCATTCGTGCTGCTAGACACGGACGCAGTGGGAGACCGGCTTTTTGCCACATACATGCTGGATCCTACCCGGGGCTCCCTTCTCTCCGCCGGGACCCCGATGCACTTCCCGCGTGGGGGATCAGCACCCGGACCTGACCCCTCGTGCTGGTTCGATCCAAACAACATCTGCGGTGGAGGTGAGGGCAAGCACCCCAGCCCCCACTGAGAGAATCCCCATGGACCATCCACGAAGTGGTGAAAGAGAGTGGATTCTATCCTGTAATCCATCTTCGATGCCCTTCTAGGCCCTCTCCCCGCCCCTGGCTTGCACAGGACCCCTCTCTTGCTGAGCTCCAAAGCCCTCTTGGAAACTTTCTAGCATTCCCAGACTCTCCCCTTTGAGGAATCTATGACCTCCCCCTAGAGGTCATAGGCCTGCCAAATGCTGGCCCCCATCCCCCTTTCCTGGAGGGGCCAGCATTTGGCATGACTCCATGCCTCCCTAGAGAAGAGGCCTTCCCTGGTATCGCTCCTCAGTATACCTCCTGTCACTGTCCCTTCAGGACTGGAGCCGGGCCTCGTCTTTCTTGGCTTCCTCCTGGTGGTTGGGATGGGGCTGGCTGGGGCCTTCCTGGCCCATTATGTGAGGTGAGTAGTGGAATGAGGTAAGTAGGAAGTGAGTTTGTGCCAGAAATGGAAGTCTGCATCAAAAACAGCAGTCTGGGTTCACTCAAGAGTAGAAGAGATTTTTCTTGGGGTGAGGGGGTTCTGGTGGGCTGGTAGAGTCCCAGGGATGTCTGGTTTGGGGATGGCTGCCCTCCAGGACCCCTCCCCTGAGCCAGCATTAtccctccaccccatcccctGCTGCTCTCTTCTCACGGATCTTGGTGCCCTTGGTGGAGATGACCTCTTTCTCCACCAGGCACCAGCTACTTCACATTCAAATGGTCTCCGGTCCCAACAAGATCATCCTGACTGTGGACGACATCACCTTTCTCCACCCACATGGGGGCACCTCTCGAAaggtgggggaggcagggaggcaggagccAGTTGTCTTCTTTCTGTAAATTTGGTTCCTTCCCTGGGAAAGTCCCCACCCCAGCTCCCTACTTGGGAAGCCTGATTTCTACCCCAGTTCTGTCCCAAGTCTGAAGTGTAGGGATCAGCACCCTCATCTGTGCAATGAGGGTAACAGTACCTGTCCTGACTACTTTCCTGGGTGGGAGGTGAAGCTCcaacaagaaaatgaatgtttgctttgtaaactgtaaagcgTGCACTTGGGGAGTAATGTCATTATCACCTTCCCTCATTGAGATTCCTTCGCCTCCCATCTTTACATCCCCAAAACTCAGCCTGACCTCAACCCAGGACTCTGACACCAGAATATATTTTGACCTCTTGCATTGACCTCTACCTGCTAGGTGGCCCAGGGGAGTCGATCAAGTCTGGCTGCCCGCAGTATGTCAGACGTTCGCAGTGGCCCCAGCCAACCCACGGACAGCCCCAACGTTGGCGTCTATGAGGTGAGCCTGACCCCAGCCAGACAGAGAGACAGTAGGGGAAGAATGCTCAGGCCCTGGGCAGAGGGGAGGCGTACTCTCAAGAGGACAGGGAGTCATGCCAGATCCTGCAGGCTCCAGGAGATGGGGGATGGGAGCCCAGACAGGATCTAGGGAAAGGTCATGGATCCCTCAAAGGGAAGAACCTAAGAATCTTCCCTCTCCAAGGATTTTTCCCTAGCCACTATCTGGGTGAGGGCTCCTCAAAAGCTAATCACAGTGACCCAGAGACTGAAGGCTGGAGCTGCTGGGGAGCATGCTGGGACCAGCATGTAACCTGGTGTGGCCACTGAGGCCATCTCCTACCCGATCAGAGCCTCTGGCCCTACCCCTCAGCATTTCCACACAATCCAGACCAGACTCAGGAACAGCAACCCCTAGAGGGGGAAAAGAAAGTCACAAAAGTATTAGGACATAAACTTTGGGGCTGGTAAATCTGAATGTGGTCAAGTGGAGGGGAGATAATGAGAACAGATTCAGAGAGAGCTGAGAGTGCTGAGCAAATCAAGAGAGTAGAAATTTAAAGCTCCTGGGCTTCAGGTCACGGGAAGGAATGCAACGGCTCCTATCATGTCACCTGGAGATTATCACGGCCAATTCTCAGAGGAGGCACTATTGTCATTTGGGGCAGATTGTCCTAAATTGAATAGGACTACTCTGTGCCTTGAAGAATGTTCAGTGTTTCTTGTCTCTGGCCCTGTCCACCAAATGTAGCTCCTAGTTTTTGTGACAATTAAAAATGTCCCCACATTTATTTCCAAATGCTCCTTAGGGGTCAGTACTAAACCCCAATCCCCTTCTAGTCCAAATCCCTTATAAGCAGACAGGGCTACCTGCGTAATTAGCGAGATCCAGGGCAAGATAGAAATGAGGGGCTCCTCGTTCATTCAAGATGATGGCAGGAGGTCATTGAACCAAGTTCGGGCCTTTCTGAGATGAGGCCCTGTGTGACTGCACAGGTCCCATGCCCATGCACTGGCCCTGCCAACAGCTGAGGATGAGGTCCAGCATCCGGAGGGGAGCTGTCTATAGTTCAGTTACTTTACAATAAAGCCTGATCTATCCAGATTCTTTACTCCCAGAACATGCTCTCTCATGGCAGTGGATGGTGATGAGGGTTGTGATGTCGATGATGCTTGTGGttgtattaattcacttaatagGACTATTGGTGGGCACCCCTGGGGTAGTGAGGACAGCCATCCATAGCTTCTGAATATCTGTCATCCAGGGGTGGGTCCTCTCCCAGCTGCCCGTGAAGCGGATGGGCAGACATCAAACCCCTTGCTTCAATGCATTTTGTCACATGGAAGATGCATTCTGGGACAGTGAGCCAATGGAAATGGGGGGGAGGGGTCCATCATGGGATTTTAAGAGACTGAGTTCCCTACCCCCATCCTCTTTGCTGCAGGGAGACAGGGTTTGGCTGAAGAAATTCCCAGGGGATCAGCACATAGCTATCCGCCCAGCAACCAAGACGGCCTTCTCCAAGGTGAGACTTGGGCCTGTGATGGGGCCTAGGTGGCCATCGGTTTCTCCCTTCTTGCCTTCTCTTTGCAGCTGGGTACAGAGGTAGGTCTCAGTTAAGTGTCCCctctggctgagtgtggtggcttatacatGTAATCTTGGCATTTTGAGAGGCAGATGTgagggaagatcacctgaggccaggagttcaagaccagcctgggcaacataaagaatCCCCGTCTCTCCAAAAcgttaaaaattagctgggtatggcgtcacatgcctgtagtcccagctactctttggagggtgaggagggaggattgtttgagcccaggagttggaggttaccaTAAGCtgtgatcatactactgcactgcagccttggtgacagagcaagaccctgtcaaaattaagaaaaaaaaagttatttccttCACCCTGGAGTAGGCTTTCATTATTCCCTGTCACACCACTAGTTCTTTCCTTCGATCTTGTTGCAATGTGTAGTTATATGTTCATCTGTCTGCCTGCTTGTTTCTGCCTCTCTTACTGGACTGTAAGCTGAGTGAgggcctcctccttcccctccattgtattcccagcacccaACACAGTGTCTGGAACATTAGAGAGACGCAGTGAATGTTTGTTGAGcaaatgatagaaaataaaaaatgactcacgtctgtaatcccagcactttgggaggccgaggcgtgtggatcacctgaggtcagaagttcaagaccagcctggccaacatggtgaaaccccgtctcaactaaaaatacaaagaaattagctgggcatggtggcgggcgcctgtaatcccaactacttcaggaggctgaggcaggagaatcacttgaacctgggaggcagaggttgcagtgagccgagatggtgccattgcactccagcctgagtgacaagagtgaaactctgtcttaaaaaaagagaaaagaaaaaaatgagtttctgGTTCTGTCGGGCCACTTTTGCAGAATAACCCTAGACGTTCTGAATGAAGTGGAAAGTTGGCAAGGAGGCTGTAAAATGGCTTATTCTGGTCCTTACGACCTTAGTGTCTCCCTTTACCTCCACACCATGCAGCCTGGGCCTGGCCTCCTTCCCTGATTCCTCTACAGGAGCTCTTGGTCACAGATGCAGTGACTTAAGTGGACTATGTGTATGGGGTTAATGAACTTGATCACCATTTAACACcaggtgtttatttatttattttttttttttttgagactgagtctcgctctggcgcccaggctggagtgcagtggccagatctcagctcactgcaagctccgcctcccgggttcacgccattctcctgcctcagcctcccgagtagctgggaccacaggcgccgccacctcgcccggctaattttttgtgtttttagtagagacggggtttcgccgtgttagccaggatggtctcgatctcctgaccctgtgatccgcccgtctcggcctcccaaagtgctgggattacaggcttgagccacctcgcccggccaaacACCAggtgtttaaaatgaaaagtatccACCAAAATTTTccgacaggcacagtggcttacgcctgtaatcccagcactttgggaggccgaggcaggcggatcatgaggtcaggagatcaagaccatcctggctaatatggtgaaaccccgtctctactgaaaatacaaaaaaattagccaggcat
Protein-coding sequences here:
- the LOC105473858 gene encoding retinal guanylyl cyclase 1 is translated as MTACARRAGGLPDPRLCGPARWAALPRLPPALPRLPLLLLLLLLQPPALSAVFTVGVLGPWACDPIFSRARADLAARLAAARLNRDPDLAGGPRFEVALLPEPCRTPGSLGAVSSALTRVSGLVGPVNPAACRPAELLAEEAGIALVPWGCPGTQAAGTTAPALTPAADALYALLRAFGWARVALVTAPQDLWVEAGHSLSTALRARGLPVASVTSMEPLDLSGAREALRKVRDGPRVTAVIMVMHSVLLGGEEQRYLLEAAEELGLTDGSLVFLPFDTVHYALSPGPEALAALANSSQLRRAHDAVLTLTRHCPSEGSVLDSLRRAQERRELPSDLNLQQVSPLFGTIYDAVFLLVRGVAEARAAAGGRWVSGAAVARHVWDAQVPGFCGDLGGDEEPPFVLLDTDAVGDRLFATYMLDPTRGSLLSAGTPMHFPRGGSAPGPDPSCWFDPNNICGGGLEPGLVFLGFLLVVGMGLAGAFLAHYVRHQLLHIQMVSGPNKIILTVDDITFLHPHGGTSRKVAQGSRSSLAARSMSDVRSGPSQPTDSPNVGVYEGDRVWLKKFPGDQHIAIRPATKTAFSKLQELRHENVALYLGLFLAQGAEGPAALWEGNLAVVSEHCTRGSLQDLLAQREIKLDWMFKSSLLLDLIKGIRYLHHRGVAHGRLKSRNCIVDGRFVLKITDHGHGRLLEAQKVLPEPPRAEDQLWTAPELLRDPALERRGTLAGDVFSLAIIMQEVVCRSAPYAMLELTPEEVVQRVRSPPPLCRPLVSMDQAPVECIHLMKQCWAEQPELRPSMDHTFDLFKNINKGRKTNIIDSMLRMLEQYSSNLEDLIRERTEELELEKQKTDRLLTQMLPPSVAEALKTGTPVEPEYFEQVTLYFSDIVGFTTISAMSEPIEVVDLLNDLYTLFDAIIGSHDVYKVETIGDAYMVASGLPQRNGQRHAAEIANMSLDILSAVGTFRMRHMPEVPVRIRIGLHSGPCVAGVVGLTMPRYCLFGDTVNTASRMESTGLPYRIHVNLSTVGILRALDSGYQVELRGRTELKGKGAEDTFWLVGRRGFNKPIPKPPDLQPGSSNHGISLQEIPPERRRKLEKARPGQFS